One Branchiostoma floridae strain S238N-H82 chromosome 1, Bfl_VNyyK, whole genome shotgun sequence genomic region harbors:
- the LOC118413994 gene encoding iron-sulfur cluster assembly 2 homolog, mitochondrial-like — MTSAKMAALGRTGLSSFSRVAIRPQVIHKSRQLLTVSSRSWLPKTSFPVSGGSRFLSTEALAANSLEELRLSDSCVKQLKKISEKDELLRVVVEGGGCSGFQYKFELDKNIGEEDRVFTKDGVGVAIDKESLDFLKGSTIDYHEELIRSAFRIINNPNADHGCSCGASFSLKLD; from the exons ATGACGTCAGCTAAAATGGCGGCTCTGGGTCGGACGGGACTTTCGTCATTCTCTAG GGTGGCAATAAGACCACAGGTGATCCACAAGAGTAGACAACTTCTCACCGTTTCGAGCCGTTCCTGGTTGCCAAAGACTTCCTTTCCCGTCAGTGGTGGCAGCAGATTCCTCAGTACAGAGGCCTTAGCTGCAAACAGCCTCGAGGAGCTCCGTCTCAGCGACAGCTGCGTTAAG CAACTGAAGAAAATCAGTGAGAAAGATGAATTGTTGAGAGTTGTTGTTGAAGGGGGTGGATGTTCAGGGTTCCAGTACAAGTTTGAACTAGACAAGAATATTGGTGAAGAGGACAG GGTATTTACAAAAGATGGAGTGGGAGTTGCCATAGACAAGGAGTCGTTAGATTTCCTGAAGGGCTCCACGATTGACTATCACGAAGAACTGATCCGATCCGCATTTCGCATCATCAACAATCCTAACGCTGACCATGGCTGCTCATGCGGTGCCTCCTTCTCGCTGAAACTGGACTGA